A portion of the Ignavibacteria bacterium genome contains these proteins:
- a CDS encoding immunoglobulin domain-containing protein has product MVHLQTTAIIAVSAQPIISSQPQSANVADGGSVTLRVKADGEALTYQWNHNGSVVSGATSDSLELTGLTKAQEGKYRCVIGSACGSSTSNDATIIVGTTSIDDEETANVLFISPQPASDIVTVTTPFTMSSSSVINVYNVDGINVGRLSGITSTSASSFTLSLGHLPTGVYSLVVSDGNHRFVSSDDLSR; this is encoded by the coding sequence GTGGTGCATCTACAGACCACTGCGATCATCGCCGTTTCCGCTCAACCGATCATTAGCAGCCAGCCGCAATCAGCCAACGTTGCTGATGGCGGATCTGTGACTCTGCGCGTGAAGGCAGATGGCGAAGCTCTTACGTATCAATGGAATCACAATGGTTCTGTGGTATCGGGAGCAACTTCAGACTCTCTCGAGCTAACAGGTCTCACAAAGGCACAAGAAGGCAAGTACCGTTGCGTGATCGGCTCAGCATGCGGCAGCTCAACATCAAATGATGCAACGATCATCGTTGGCACAACATCGATCGATGATGAAGAGACGGCAAACGTACTCTTCATCTCCCCACAACCAGCATCAGATATTGTTACGGTGACAACACCATTCACGATGTCGAGTTCATCGGTGATCAACGTCTACAATGTTGATGGCATCAATGTTGGCCGCCTGTCCGGGATCACGTCCACGTCAGCATCATCGTTCACCCTGTCGCTTGGACACCTGCCAACAGGCGTCTATAGCCTCGTTGTATCAGATGGCAACCATCGCTTCGTCAGCTCTGATGATCTCTCGCGATAA
- a CDS encoding VWA domain-containing protein translates to MPQAGTLRPTLADLRVWEEGVAVQNLRLNCPQPVEIRPASIALSIDISNSMSRDLPPEVMILARSFSTALVRGTTMPPSDVALQVCDDAPRTLVDYTTNKQRLVDVISSVVPRGGNDFVKHLLDPDDGILTIASRGSNARSAVLVTDAFWESMSSDDVERSIDICTRNNVRFFVVVMTERGLSTTGIVESFRTIAAATGGGVFEGVTTDSMAATLAASLATTIQGAEPCTVIVGCMAVVSCSGCSAHHVWCAWGGYRLH, encoded by the coding sequence ATGCCGCAGGCAGGAACACTTCGGCCTACGCTTGCCGACCTTCGGGTATGGGAAGAGGGTGTAGCGGTTCAGAACCTCCGCTTGAACTGCCCACAGCCGGTAGAGATACGTCCGGCATCCATCGCATTGAGCATCGACATCTCCAACTCAATGTCGCGGGACCTACCGCCCGAAGTAATGATCCTTGCCCGCAGCTTCAGTACTGCACTCGTGCGTGGCACAACAATGCCTCCGTCCGATGTGGCGCTTCAAGTTTGCGATGATGCCCCTCGGACGCTTGTTGACTATACAACAAACAAGCAACGACTGGTGGATGTGATCAGCTCTGTAGTACCGCGAGGCGGAAACGATTTCGTCAAACACTTGCTGGACCCAGATGACGGAATTCTCACCATCGCGTCCCGTGGCTCCAATGCACGTTCCGCAGTACTCGTAACCGATGCGTTTTGGGAGTCGATGTCCAGCGATGACGTTGAACGCTCCATCGACATCTGTACACGAAACAACGTTCGGTTCTTTGTGGTAGTGATGACTGAGCGAGGTCTCTCTACCACCGGCATTGTTGAGTCGTTCCGCACCATCGCCGCCGCAACCGGTGGCGGTGTGTTTGAGGGTGTGACAACGGACTCCATGGCTGCAACTCTCGCCGCCTCACTTGCAACCACCATTCAAGGCGCGGAGCCTTGCACCGTTATAGTAGGATGCATGGCCGTTGTGTCCTGCAGCGGATGTTCGGCGCATCACGTATGGTGTGCGTGGGGTGGATACCGTCTCCATTGA
- a CDS encoding T9SS type A sorting domain-containing protein — MRVTSSGVEIDMSLRHDDDVTIDVLSMQGRTIKHHKERGRSGQFTVPIDLIHVAHGVYIIRVSTSTTVKTVITSL, encoded by the coding sequence GTGCGCGTCACCTCATCCGGTGTTGAGATCGATATGAGCCTTCGGCACGATGATGACGTGACGATTGATGTCTTGTCGATGCAAGGGCGAACGATCAAACACCACAAAGAACGAGGTCGATCAGGCCAGTTCACTGTCCCGATCGACCTCATACATGTTGCACATGGCGTCTACATCATCCGTGTGAGCACGTCAACCACGGTGAAGACTGTGATTACTTCGTTGTAG
- a CDS encoding rhodanese-like domain-containing protein yields MDVRTPDEYRAGHLKDAKLANVNDAGFDANIAKLDKNKPVVVYGAVGGRSARASDIMVQKGFKNVYNVSGGYNAGSSAGLATTTK; encoded by the coding sequence CTGGATGTTCGCACGCCCGACGAATATCGTGCCGGACATCTCAAGGACGCAAAGCTGGCCAATGTGAACGATGCCGGCTTCGATGCAAACATCGCCAAGCTCGATAAGAACAAACCGGTAGTGGTCTACGGTGCTGTTGGCGGACGAAGCGCACGCGCGTCGGACATCATGGTGCAGAAGGGCTTCAAAAACGTCTACAACGTCTCAGGCGGTTACAATGCCGGGTCCTCCGCGGGCTTGGCAACTACAACGAAGTAA
- a CDS encoding rhodanese-like domain-containing protein, giving the protein MLNFLKNMMGGGSDDVAEALRNGAIVIDVRTPAEFSGGHVAGSKNVPLNELPNKLGSMPTSKPIVFCCASGGRSGSATGLASSKGYKAFNGGPWTSVNRLMAELQETK; this is encoded by the coding sequence ATGCTCAACTTTCTCAAAAACATGATGGGTGGAGGCAGCGATGACGTTGCCGAAGCACTTCGTAATGGCGCAATTGTCATCGATGTGCGCACACCTGCTGAATTCAGTGGCGGCCACGTTGCCGGCTCAAAGAATGTTCCTCTGAACGAACTGCCGAACAAGCTTGGTTCAATGCCAACGTCGAAGCCGATCGTCTTCTGCTGTGCATCGGGCGGACGTAGTGGCTCAGCCACTGGTCTGGCCTCGTCAAAGGGCTACAAGGCCTTCAATGGAGGTCCGTGGACGTCCGTGAATCGTTTGATGGCAGAACTACAGGAGACCAAATGA